Below is a window of Nicotiana tabacum cultivar K326 chromosome 19, ASM71507v2, whole genome shotgun sequence DNA.
GACACAGAATGTGAAACACCTTCTACTCCTTTTAACAACTTTTTATGGTATGTTTGCCATTTTGCATTTATATTATGCAACTTGTTTGAATGAAGAAGAATGCCCCATTTAGATGGACTCAGTGCTTAAGTGTTTCATCTAAGGTAGCCATGCACTTGCAATATGCGCACATGCTTGAATATATATCTTTGTTGAGTGTTTATATGGGATGTATGCTCGAATATTAACTTTCACAGCACACACAATaatcttattttttcttcttttgattgGTGATACTAAATAATCTGGATTGAGGTGAGGACTGAAATGATGCAGGAACATAGGATATGATGATGGATGCTCAAACGCAAGAAGCATTATCCCCTCCTCAAGTGAAAGCCACACTCCGCCTTGGAACAGAAACACACTCTGTCGAGGTTTGTAAAGGGATTCTTTCTGAGCAATTGATCTCTATGAAAGAGCAAAGCATGACTATACTGAAGGACTACATTACCAAGCATAATGTTCCAAATGAGGTCCCTGATGAACCAGAAGAATTTTCTTCAGAAGATGATGGTGAAATTTCTGAGGAGCCCTCTGTAAAATCCAAGAAGCGCAAGTAAATCTATTTTCTCCTTTTATGCTTATGTCATTGTAGGTTTTCCTATTTTTATGATGGCTATTAACACTCTTACATGGTGAAATTGTAGTTGAAAAAGATGTTGAATTAATTTCCAGTTACTATAATTTGAGATCAGGGGAACTGTTTGAGTAGTTTATGAGAGTGAGATGTGAATGCTTGGTGAAagttctgctttctctttaattTGACAATATTTCATTCGAATGGAGTGTAACATAGGCCTTTCTGTTTGTTAGAACTTGTAATGTTTTGAAGATTGTATTCGTACGTCATATCTGTCTTTTTAAATGATTGATCAAAAGTGATTACGATGTTATGGTTGTGGACAATTTCCTCATTTCTGACTCTATTTCATCTGTTTCTCCCCTGCTACCAAATGTACGAAGACCAAATTGGTCCGTGCAATGTGTTTCTTGGGTAAAAACATTTATAATGGGTAGACACCAATTTCAGTTCTACCGTATAATAACTACTGTTGAGTTTCACCTTTCAGAAAGCAAAACTTTCTTTACAAACATATCTTAGGACGAAAGAACACAGAAGTTCTGCTCAGGCTAGCAGCAAACTATACTGCAACCTAGCCATAGAGAGCACTTTCATACCATTTGGAATTCACTCATAGTCTTTGAAACAACTGATGGATACTCATCAGCATCATATGCAGAATTCACCTGGGTATTCTCATACTTCTCTTCATCATCCCAGACTGCATATGCTTCCTCTCCATGGATAGCATAATCTCCAATTTGCAACACCTCTTCCTCCAACCTAAGAGGCACAATCAACTTGATGAACAAGCAGACCAAGCTTGTCATGACAATATTTAGACATACGATGAATCCGATTCCAGCTAGTTGAGCTCCCATTTGACGTAGCCCAGCTGAGGTCCGGCCTGTCTGCAGACCGTAGGCTAGGCCGATATACCTTTCCCATCCAGGTACAAGGTAAAATAGCCGACAGAGCTTTGGCACAGCGAAAAAACCAGTGAGAATACCTCCTAAAATTCCAGCTAGGGCATGGGTATGAAAGACGGCAAAAGTATCGTCGACATGCCTTAAGAACTTGATCTTCTTGTGAAGGACTGTCATTGTGTACCACGGTACACTTCCTGAAGTTAAGCCCATCAGGATGGCCGCCCAACATTGAACAACTCCTGTATTAGGTGAATGTACCGGTTAGTCTGGATCTGGAATGGAGAAAAAAATCTCTCGAGTCTATCTTGGATTTAAGTTATGTGTACGGATAGCAGGTTATTACTCTATATTCTAGGTTCGCATATTCATTATATACTGTCAGTGTACAAAATTTAAACTTATCTAAGGCAACGGAGAACACACCTGCACCAGGGGTGATGCAAACAAGGCCAGTGATCATGCCGTTAACAGCTCCGATTACAGAGGGTTTGCCAAAGACAGACATGTCTAGGACCAGCCAGGTAAGGAGGCTGGTGGCAGTGCAGACATGTGTATTCAATACGGCTAGCGAGGCGTCGGTGCTAGCTGTATAAGGTGCTCCACCATTGAACCCAGTCCAACCCATCCATAAAAGGCCAGCGCCGGCCAGCATCATCAGAATGTTGTTTGGTGGAAACCTCTCTCTGTCTTTGTCCAGTCTCGGCCCTACCTGTTAAGATTAGTATTGCCATGGAATGTTCCAAGTCTTGATCAGGATAAAAAGATCACCTCAAAGTAAGATTCTGAATAATCTAGGGAGAGTTGAAACTTTCAAGATTAATACTCCAGTTTAAAGAACTATTTTATAATATGATTATATAAGGTGCGCCTCTCTATCTTCGTAAGGTAGAAGTAagttctgcgtacacactaccctcttcaGACCCTACTTGTCGGATTACATTGggtttgttgtttgtttgttattatgAAAGGTGTATGAATTGATTATAGATTAAACCTGTCTGAAACTCACTTTTTTTCCCTTCAAATCTACTGCTATTTATAAAGTCTATGTCAttattctttaattattttttcaattttttcagaTACAAAGTGGATGGTATTtgtgcttttttttttatttgggtaGTTTCAATATCATAGCGTTATTTTACACAAAACACATCAGCCATAACTTAAGTGAAATCAAGTGTCTATCTGGTAATTTAAGTCTTATGCTTATTTTATGTCCATTTGTCAAGCACCAAGCTATAATATTTACCGGAATACATCTGGGATTATTTGCTTTTAACATGAAAAACTTTATCATATATTAACCAAACTAGAAAGTTATGAGAACATCAACTTTTGAAAAACGGATAGAAAGGGGGAGTTAAGTCCATGGTCTTGCGTTAAATTAATTACTTACCCAATAAGCCGCAGTGAAACCAGCTACACCAGAAGAAAGATGAATAACATAGCCTCCCGCAAA
It encodes the following:
- the LOC107782009 gene encoding ammonium transporter 2 member 4-like, which codes for MGLPSNLAPDEASPEWMNKGDNGWQLTAATLVGLQCVPGLVILYGGMVKKKWAINSAFMALYAFASVLICWVGWGYGMSFGDKLVAFWGKPYVALDEKYLLGQAFLGYLPTASMVFFQFVFAAITPILIAGALLGRMNFIAWMLFVPLWHTFSYTIGAFSIWCPEGWLSKLGVIDFAGGYVIHLSSGVAGFTAAYWVGPRLDKDRERFPPNNILMMLAGAGLLWMGWTGFNGGAPYTASTDASLAVLNTHVCTATSLLTWLVLDMSVFGKPSVIGAVNGMITGLVCITPGAGVVQCWAAILMGLTSGSVPWYTMTVLHKKIKFLRHVDDTFAVFHTHALAGILGGILTGFFAVPKLCRLFYLVPGWERYIGLAYGLQTGRTSAGLRQMGAQLAGIGFIVCLNIVMTSLVCLFIKLIVPLRLEEEVLQIGDYAIHGEEAYAVWDDEEKYENTQVNSAYDADEYPSVVSKTMSEFQMV